In Phycisphaerae bacterium RAS1, the genomic window CCGCGAGTTCATCCGGCACTGAATCATCCGAGCCGCGACCGTAGGGAGCGGTCAGATGGCGTCACGCGGCGTCACGCGCAAACCGCTCCCTTACGGTCGCGGCTCGGAAAGCCCTCTCGTTAGAGCCATGGAGCAGGTTTGAATGCCGGACGCGCACGCAGTCGCCGCTGAGCCGAACCCAACGCCCGAGATTCCCCCCCTTCCGCCTGATGCATCGCCCGAGCAGCACGAAGAGCATTGGTACGCCCACGTCTACCAGGGCGATCGCGTGCCGCAGCTCACGCTCCGCGCCGTCCTCATGGGCGGCATCCTCGGCATGTTCATGGCCATCGCCAACCTCTACACCACCGTCAAGATCGGCTGGTCCTTCGGCGTGGCGATCACCGCCTGCGTGCTTTCCTACGTCCTCTGGAACGGCGCACGCGGCCTCTCCCTCGGCCGACTGACGCCCATGAGCATCCTCGAAAACAACTGCATGCAGTCCACCGCCTCCGCCGCGGGCTACAGCACCGGCGGCACCATCGGCGTCGCCTTCGGGGCGATGCTGCTGCTGAACGGATCGCATGTCCCGTGGCAGGTGCTCCTGCCCGTCACGCTTTTCACCGCCGCGCTGGGCGTCTTCGCCGCCATTCCGATGAAGCGGCAGATGATCAACGTTGAGCGGCTCCCTTTTCCCAGCGGCATCGCCGCGGCCCAGACGCTGCGCAGCCTGTACAGCCGCGGCCGCACCGCGCTGCACCAGGCGTACGCGCTGCTGGCTTCGCTGCTGTTTGGGGCGCTGTTGGGTCTGCTGCGCACGGCGGAAGGGACGCTCTGGTATGTCGACAAGCTGCTGGGAAGCGTGCGCATCCCCGAAGCCCTGAGTTTCCCGGCGCTGACGTTCGGCTCGCGCACGCTTCGGCTGCAGGGCTTCGCCTTCGATCCGAGCGTGCTGCTGATCGGCGCGGGAATGCTCGTGGGCCTGCGCGTGTCGCTTTCCTTGCTGCTGGGCTCGGCGATCCTGTATTTCGTCGTGACGCCGCTGCTGGTCGAGCACGACGCATCGCTGGCGCACGTCGCCGGCCGCACGCCGTCGCTGGTCGTCGGCCCGGACGGCGCCGTTCGACCGACGAGTTGGGCGCTGTGGGGCGGCACATCGGTGATGCTCTTCGCCAGCCTCACGTCGCTGGCGCTGGCCTGGCCGATGCTGGTCCGTTCGTTTCGTCTGAGCGCCGCACGCAACGCCGGCCGCGCCAGCGTCGAAGTCCCCTTCTCCTGGTTCGTCGCCGGCATGATCCCGATCAGCATCGGCATGGTTTTTCTCGAGTGGTGGGCCTTCAAGATGTCGGTCACGCTGGGGCTGATCTCGGTCGCGATGACGTTTGTCGTGGCGCTGGTCTGCTGCCGCGCCACCGGCGAAACCGACACCACCCCCATGACCGCCACCGGCCAGCTCACGCAACTCGCTTATTCGCTTCTGGCGCACGGCGAGCGCAGCGTGAATCTGATGTCCGCCGGCGTCACCGCCGGCGCCGGCAGCAGCGCGGCTGATCTCCTGACCGACCTGAAGTCCGGCTACGTCCTCGGGGCCAACGCCCGCAAGCAGTTCCTGGCCCAGTTCTACGGGCTGTTCTTCGGCACGCTTGCTGTGGTTCCCGCGTGGTACCTGATGTTCCCGACCAAAGCCGCGCTGGAAGCCGCCAACCCGCCCACCACGCTCGTGTGGAAAGCCGTGGCCGAGGCGCTCACCAAGGGCCTCGGCAGCGTGCCGGTCACCGCGCAATACTCGATACTCTTTGGCGCGCTGGTCGGGATCGCGCTTCCCGTACTGGCACGAGGCTTCCCGCGGCTCGCGCCCTGGATGCCGTCCGCCATCGGCCTGGGTTTCTCGTGGGTGATGTCCTTCTCGAACACGCTCTCGTTTGCCATCGGCGCCCTGCTCACCTGGGCCTGGACGCGGCTGCACCGGCGTTCGGCGGAGACCTTCAACGTGCCGGTGGCGTCGGGCCTGGTGGCGGGCGAGTCGCTGATGTCGGCGATCGTCGCCATCCTCATCAGTCTCCCCACGGCTTTGCCTGAACTATGGAACGCCCTGCGCGGCGCCGGGAGCAAGACAAATGTGCCTGCTCAGTAGCGTACCTGGTAGCGTCGGACCTCTGTGTCCGACGGCGTTGTGTTCGACGGCGTTGTGCCATCCGTGTCCGATCTGCTGGGGGACCGGCCTCTGGACGATTTTTGGTTCTTCGGCGAGAACAAGACCGGCCAGAGGCCGGTCCCCCAAGCTGACCCACCTCCCAGTCACCCTCGCGGCGCTCCTGCTGTGCACCGCCTGCGCGACGCCGGAAGTGACGCTCGACCAGCTCGCGCCGCTGCTCGAGGATCAGGCCGCCGCCTGGAATCGTGGCGATCTCGACGCATTCATGGATATCTACTGGAAATCAGACGACCTGACCTTCAGCGCCGGCGGCCAGACCACGCGCGGCTGGAGCGCGACGCGCGATCGCTACAAGGCCCGCTACCCGACGCCCGAGCGGATGGGAAAGCTGACATTCTCGTGGCTGGAGCTCTCGCCACTGGCGGGCAACGAAGCGGCTCTGTTGCTCGGCCGCTGGCGGCTGGATCGCGAACCGGATCCGGCAGAAGGGAATTTCTCGCTTGTGTTTGCCCGGAAGGGCCCCGGTGGAAGCTGGGTCATCATCCACGACCACAGTTCTTCAACCCCTCCGCCGCCCGCCGACTCACCGTAACGGCTGGCAATCTCTCGCTCGCAGCGACCGCTACCGGTCCACGCCGGCCAGCAGCGCCGCCGCCGCCGAACTCAGCGGTTCCAGCTCCAACGCCTGCTCGTACGCGGCCAGCGCGACGTCACACTCGCCCAGCCGCTCCGACGCGCGCCCCAGGAGCAGATGAGCATCCGCATTCTCGTCGTCGAGCGCCACGGCGGCATGCGCCGCGTTCCTGGCGGCTTCCCACTGCTGCGCTGAGAGCAGGACGGCGGCGGCCATCCGCGCGACGCGCGCCGATCGCGGCGCCAGCCGCTGGGCTTCCCGTACGGCCTGCCCCGCGCCGTGCTGATCTCCGCCGCGGGCGCGGGCCTGCGCCAGCAGCAGCCAGAGCTGTTCATGGTCGGGCCGCTGCGTCACGAAGCGCGTCAGCCAGTCCGCGGCCGACGCCGTCCGACCCAGCGCCAGCAGCGCGCCGGCATAGGCGATCATCGCGGCCGGCTCGGGCGGCTGCGTCTTGGAGACGAGCGCCTGAAGCTGGTCGACGGCTGCGGCGTGGCGGCCGAGCCAGTAGTAACACAGTCCCAGCGACTGCTGCATGGTGGGATCGTCGCAGCCGAGCCTCTGGGCCGTCTCGTAGGCGACGCAGGCCGAGGGCAGGTCGCCTTCCAGCCGCGCCAGCTCGGCGCAGCCGACGTGATAAAGCGGCTCCGACCCGAAGCGGTCGTAGCAGCGCAGCAGCCCGTCGCGCGCCGGCCCGACACCCTCCGCCTGCGCCCGGGCCTGGGCCAGTGCGAGCTGATACTCCAAGACCTCCGGCCGCGCCGCGGCCGCCGTCGCGAAGTGCTCCACCGCCAGCGGCCAGTTCCGCTCGCGCTCGTCCAGCGTGCCGAGCATGTAGGCGGCCTGCGCGGCGTCCGGATTCACGCGACACGCCGTGGTTAACACGTTGCGGGCGGCGGCGAAATCGCCGCGCGCCAGGCAGGCTTCGGCCAGCAGCTCGGCGTGCGCCGGGTTCTGGGGAGAGAGCGCCACCGCCTCGCGCGCCAGCGTCGCGGCTGCCTCGGCGCGGCCCTCGCGCAGCTCGGACGACGCCAGCTCGTGCTTCAGCGCGGCCCGCTGCTGATCCCACGCCTGGTAGGCAAGTTCCCTGTCCGTCGGCGGCGCCTGGCACCCCGCGAGCGTGATGAGCGTGACCAGCACACTCGCGATGCACCGCCCAGTAACCCCGCAGGGTGGGGATTGCCCGCCATTCTTGTGGCGTGGGCCGAGCCCACCATTTCCGCCGTCACGTCGTCGCGAAGCGTCAAAGCTATTTCTCATCACGGCCCCTCTCCAGCATCCCATCCACGTCCGGCTCGTCGAACACCGGCCGCGGCGGCAAGCCCGCCTCGCTGCGAAGCAGCTCCGTGACGAATGACCGCATCACCGAGCCTTCCGCGTTCCACGAGCGCTCGGCGGTCAACCGCTCGCGCAGCCGAATGGCCTCCATGTGCCGCGGGTGCAGTTGAAGCGTCATTTCGGCGTTGGAGATGGCGCGGTCGATCTCGCCGCGACGCAGCGCCTCTACCGCCGCGCGATAGCGTGATTCGGCCAGTTGCTCGCGGCCGGTGCCCATCAGGCCGCGGCGCGCGCCGATTCGAAGCCGCTCGATGTCGTCCTTGAGCGACTCGAAAGCGGTCGTCTCCTTCTCGTCGCCCGTGAGTACATGCACGGTCAGGAGGATGATGACCTCCTCGCGCGTGGTCTGATCCTGCGTCACGCCGAAGAACTTGCCCACCACCGGGATGTTGCCTACCAGCGGCACCTGCGTGCGCCCGGCCGTGCTGCGCTCGCGGAACAGCCCGCCGATCAGAATCGTGTGGCCGTCCTTGAGCATGATGTTCGTCGTCGCCTCGGTCGTCTCCTGAAACGGCAGGTTGGCCGCGGTCAGGCCGCCGTTGCTGTCCTCGGGATGCACTTCCATGCGGACATAGCCGTCGCCGGCGATGAACGGGCGAAAGATCAGCTTCGTGCCCGTCTCGAGATACTCGACGCTCTGGACCGCGGCGGTTTCCGTGACCGTGGTCGTGACGTAACCGTCGCGCCGGCCGACGATCACTTCACCGCGCTGCTTGTTCAGCGTCAGCACTTTCGGATTCGCCATGATCGAAACGTCGGTGACCTGCTCCAGCGCGCGGATGAACGCGGCCACCTGGTCCTTCACGATGCCGAAGGTGAATCCGCCGGTGGGCACCGCGTCCTTGAAGTCCGTGCGGATCGTGAAATTGCTGTCGTCCAGGCGGTGCTGCGGCACCGTCCCGCCCGAGATGCTGCGCACCTCGGGACTGACGGCGCCGAGGCTCTGGAAATCGACGCCGCCGAGCGTGTTGAAGTCGATCCCGAGTGCGTTGCCGTCGCTCAGCGTGGCGCGCATGATGGTCGCCTCGACCAGCACCTGCTGCGGCCGCACGTCGATGTCGTTCAGAATCGCCGCCACCAGCTCCACTTTTTCCTTCGGCGCCAGAAGCAGCAGCACATCCGCCCCGGCCGAGCTGAACCCGCCGGCGGACTTTTTGTCCGAGCCGATGCCCTGCTGCGGGTCGGTGGTCCGCGTCAGGTTGCAACGCTCGTCCAGCAGCGGCTTCAGAAACGCCATGGCCTCGCCGGCCGCGATGTACTTCAGCCGAAAGAGCCGTGCGACCGCCGGCTCCTGCGGGGCCGCATCCTTCTTGACGGCGGTGACGAAGATGGCGTTGCCGCGCGGCTCGAAGGTGAGGTCGGCGGCGGCCAGGATCGCCCGCAGCGCCTCGTCGAAGGTCACCTTGCGCAGCGCCACGCTGATGGTGCCGCTGACGCCGTTGGCCACGACGACGTTGCGCTGGGCCTTCTCGCTCAGCATCTCGAGCGCGTCGAATACGTGCGCATCGCGGAAGCGCACGTCGATCAGCCCGGATTCGCCGACGACCACGGCGTCTTCGCCGGTATCGGCCGGCTCGGGTGCACCCGCCTGGCGCTCCACTTCGCCGGGGGGCATGAGCAGCGACAGACAAAGAGAAAGGCGCAGCACGAACATGGAGCCTCAGCTCTCCGAATCCGGCAGGTCGCGGGGGGACTGGCCCGATCCGCGCAGGCACAAGACTCAGTTGTTATCGGTTGGCTTGCCCGCCCATTCGGAGTGGCCCGGTGCCGCGAGCGGCAGGCTCAGCTCACCCCTGCGCATGCAAAATCCGCGCCCGTTCGGCCGACCGGCCGAGGGGGACGGGGTCAGAACGTAGGGCGGGCCGTGCCCAGCGACCGGCCGAGGGCGGCCGGGCTACAGCGCGCCGGCGAGCTCCGCGATGAACGGATTGATATCGAGCACGTCGATGTTGCCGTCCAGGTTGCAGTCGGCCCGGGTGATGTCGCAATTCGGATACGCCGCGCCGTACGCCGCCACGTCGGAAAGCGCCAGCGTGAACGCGTTGATATCCAGAATGTCCGTGACGCCGTCGCAGTTCATGTCGCCCAGCGGCCCGGGTGTGCCGTTGATCGTGATGTTGCCGGTCGATGCGTCGAAGCCGGTGTTGCCCAGGCCGTCGCGGGCGACGACTTTGATGCGGCCCAGGGGCGTGTAGCGGTCTGGCACGGTCCAGAAAAGCGACCCGTCATCCGCCGTCGCGGAGGCGATCACCGTGTCGTAGGAGACGCCGCCGTTGGTCGAGAGCAGAAGATCGACATTGGCAGTGGCGACATCGTCGTCGCTGATCCAGCGGATTTCGACCGAGGACGCGGGCGTCAGCACCTCGCCGCCGCGCAGCGTCTTCAAGTAGGCGGTGGGATTGACGCCGCCCAGGTGCGCGGGGACGTGCATGACGATGCAGTGCATTATGCCCGCCGCGCTCACGATCGCCTGGCAGTTGATCTGCTGCACGTCGTAGCCGGGCATGGCGGTCTGCCACGCGGTGAGGGCTTCGGTATTATGGCCGGCGGCGACGATGGTCGCGTTTGTGTACGTCGGAACCAGGATCAGGTTGTTGCAGATGACGACGTTGGTGTAGGTGTAGTGCACGCCGGAAAGCGAGCGGGCCGGAACGCGGTAAACCGTGTAGCCGTCCGCGGCCATGGCGGCGGCGGTCGTGTCGCAGATGTTGTCCTGCGTCGAGCCGACGTTGAACGGCCAGTCGCTGATGACCACCTTGCGATCGCCGCAAACCTGCATCCACATGTCGATGTGCTGCGTCGAGTCGACCGAGGTGGGCAAAGCCGTTCGGATGGTCGTGTTGACGTTCTGGTAGCTCTGCCAGTAGCCGATGATCTGGGCCGCCGAGAGGCCCAGGTTTTCATTTTGAATGAGCTGCGAGCAGTTGGAGTCGCCCAGCGCGGACAACTGGTAATTTCCGCCGCCGTGAACCAGCGGCAGCTCATAGAACGCGTGCTTGATCTGCGTGGACCACCAGGACGAGAACGCGTCGTCGTTCGGCCGCGGCCGGTTATAGGTGTGGTCGACGATGGCGCGGCACTGGCCTTCGTAGATGTAGCGCGGACCGTAGTCCCGGATCCAGATGGTGTCCGTAAAGCGGTTAAGGAAGCGCAGCCGGCTCGTGTCTCCGCCGTTAGCGGCGACGGCGTTGGTGATCGTGGTCTGCTCGCCGGCGACGTCGATCACGTACCAGCAGAGCGCGTTGCCGGCCGTGGTCGCCTTGGCGGCCACCTGGTTCAGGATCGTCAGCCAGCCGCTGCTCCCCTGGTGCGAGAGCAGCAGTCCGGCCATCGGTTCATACTCGGCCACGCAGTGGATCGGGCCGGTCGGCGGCGGGGTCGTGCCGCGCGGCGCGGCGATCGGGCCGAAACGCTTCAGGTATGCGCGCTCGGCGTCGGTCAGGTAGCGCGGAATCTCGGCGTCGGACGGAAACACGAGCTGGTCGCCGACCAGCAGCGGTTCATCCGCACGGGCCGA contains:
- a CDS encoding OPT oligopeptide transporter protein codes for the protein MPDAHAVAAEPNPTPEIPPLPPDASPEQHEEHWYAHVYQGDRVPQLTLRAVLMGGILGMFMAIANLYTTVKIGWSFGVAITACVLSYVLWNGARGLSLGRLTPMSILENNCMQSTASAAGYSTGGTIGVAFGAMLLLNGSHVPWQVLLPVTLFTAALGVFAAIPMKRQMINVERLPFPSGIAAAQTLRSLYSRGRTALHQAYALLASLLFGALLGLLRTAEGTLWYVDKLLGSVRIPEALSFPALTFGSRTLRLQGFAFDPSVLLIGAGMLVGLRVSLSLLLGSAILYFVVTPLLVEHDASLAHVAGRTPSLVVGPDGAVRPTSWALWGGTSVMLFASLTSLALAWPMLVRSFRLSAARNAGRASVEVPFSWFVAGMIPISIGMVFLEWWAFKMSVTLGLISVAMTFVVALVCCRATGETDTTPMTATGQLTQLAYSLLAHGERSVNLMSAGVTAGAGSSAADLLTDLKSGYVLGANARKQFLAQFYGLFFGTLAVVPAWYLMFPTKAALEAANPPTTLVWKAVAEALTKGLGSVPVTAQYSILFGALVGIALPVLARGFPRLAPWMPSAIGLGFSWVMSFSNTLSFAIGALLTWAWTRLHRRSAETFNVPVASGLVAGESLMSAIVAILISLPTALPELWNALRGAGSKTNVPAQ
- the pilQ gene encoding Type IV pilus biogenesis and competence protein PilQ precursor, whose protein sequence is MFVLRLSLCLSLLMPPGEVERQAGAPEPADTGEDAVVVGESGLIDVRFRDAHVFDALEMLSEKAQRNVVVANGVSGTISVALRKVTFDEALRAILAAADLTFEPRGNAIFVTAVKKDAAPQEPAVARLFRLKYIAAGEAMAFLKPLLDERCNLTRTTDPQQGIGSDKKSAGGFSSAGADVLLLLAPKEKVELVAAILNDIDVRPQQVLVEATIMRATLSDGNALGIDFNTLGGVDFQSLGAVSPEVRSISGGTVPQHRLDDSNFTIRTDFKDAVPTGGFTFGIVKDQVAAFIRALEQVTDVSIMANPKVLTLNKQRGEVIVGRRDGYVTTTVTETAAVQSVEYLETGTKLIFRPFIAGDGYVRMEVHPEDSNGGLTAANLPFQETTEATTNIMLKDGHTILIGGLFRERSTAGRTQVPLVGNIPVVGKFFGVTQDQTTREEVIILLTVHVLTGDEKETTAFESLKDDIERLRIGARRGLMGTGREQLAESRYRAAVEALRRGEIDRAISNAEMTLQLHPRHMEAIRLRERLTAERSWNAEGSVMRSFVTELLRSEAGLPPRPVFDEPDVDGMLERGRDEK
- a CDS encoding tetratricopeptide repeat protein produces the protein MRNSFDASRRRDGGNGGLGPRHKNGGQSPPCGVTGRCIASVLVTLITLAGCQAPPTDRELAYQAWDQQRAALKHELASSELREGRAEAAATLAREAVALSPQNPAHAELLAEACLARGDFAAARNVLTTACRVNPDAAQAAYMLGTLDERERNWPLAVEHFATAAAARPEVLEYQLALAQARAQAEGVGPARDGLLRCYDRFGSEPLYHVGCAELARLEGDLPSACVAYETAQRLGCDDPTMQQSLGLCYYWLGRHAAAVDQLQALVSKTQPPEPAAMIAYAGALLALGRTASAADWLTRFVTQRPDHEQLWLLLAQARARGGDQHGAGQAVREAQRLAPRSARVARMAAAVLLSAQQWEAARNAAHAAVALDDENADAHLLLGRASERLGECDVALAAYEQALELEPLSSAAAALLAGVDR
- a CDS encoding Peptidylarginine deiminase precursor: MRPLLSAIAFGILVSSPLSARADEPLLVGDQLVFPSDAEIPRYLTDAERAYLKRFGPIAAPRGTTPPPTGPIHCVAEYEPMAGLLLSHQGSSGWLTILNQVAAKATTAGNALCWYVIDVAGEQTTITNAVAANGGDTSRLRFLNRFTDTIWIRDYGPRYIYEGQCRAIVDHTYNRPRPNDDAFSSWWSTQIKHAFYELPLVHGGGNYQLSALGDSNCSQLIQNENLGLSAAQIIGYWQSYQNVNTTIRTALPTSVDSTQHIDMWMQVCGDRKVVISDWPFNVGSTQDNICDTTAAAMAADGYTVYRVPARSLSGVHYTYTNVVICNNLILVPTYTNATIVAAGHNTEALTAWQTAMPGYDVQQINCQAIVSAAGIMHCIVMHVPAHLGGVNPTAYLKTLRGGEVLTPASSVEIRWISDDDVATANVDLLLSTNGGVSYDTVIASATADDGSLFWTVPDRYTPLGRIKVVARDGLGNTGFDASTGNITINGTPGPLGDMNCDGVTDILDINAFTLALSDVAAYGAAYPNCDITRADCNLDGNIDVLDINPFIAELAGAL